A region from the Lentimonas sp. CC4 genome encodes:
- a CDS encoding glycosyltransferase family 2 protein, with protein sequence MMPEPSLQLSVVVPLCNEGATLTPLFEQIKAVVDQKNLGSFEVIFVDDGSTDDSWEQLTRLKQVHPEHVSALRFRRNYGKAAALSSGFAEAKGKIVITMDADLQDEPAEIPSFIAKLNEGHDCVSGWKQLRQDPLGKTLPSKVFNWATAAASGVKIHDFNCGFKAYRADAIKSVEIYGELHRYIPVLLAADGYSITEIPVEHHRRTHGVSKYGWTRLLKGGLDLITVVVLTRYLKRPGHFFGGFGILSGSLGFLILATLSIQKILFSISIGNRPLFFLGILLLLLGVQLISTGLIGELINSNNTRSHSRSERSSVVENL encoded by the coding sequence ATGATGCCCGAACCCAGCCTACAACTCTCCGTCGTCGTCCCTCTCTGCAACGAGGGGGCAACGCTCACCCCACTCTTTGAACAGATCAAAGCGGTCGTGGATCAGAAGAACCTCGGGAGCTTTGAAGTCATTTTCGTAGACGACGGCAGCACGGACGATTCTTGGGAGCAACTTACGCGGCTCAAACAAGTGCACCCTGAGCACGTTAGCGCGTTGCGCTTCCGACGAAACTACGGTAAAGCTGCCGCACTCTCTTCTGGGTTCGCTGAAGCTAAAGGTAAAATCGTGATCACGATGGACGCCGACCTACAAGACGAGCCTGCTGAGATCCCCAGCTTCATCGCAAAACTGAACGAAGGCCACGATTGCGTATCTGGCTGGAAACAACTGCGCCAAGACCCACTCGGCAAGACCCTTCCCTCAAAAGTATTTAACTGGGCAACCGCTGCGGCTTCTGGAGTCAAGATCCACGACTTCAACTGCGGCTTCAAAGCTTACAGAGCCGATGCCATTAAAAGCGTCGAAATCTATGGTGAACTCCATCGCTACATTCCGGTGCTCCTTGCCGCCGATGGCTACTCCATTACCGAGATTCCCGTCGAACACCACCGCCGCACCCACGGCGTCTCTAAATATGGCTGGACACGCTTACTCAAAGGCGGCTTGGACCTCATCACCGTCGTCGTGCTGACACGCTATTTAAAACGCCCAGGCCACTTCTTCGGCGGCTTCGGAATACTCAGTGGCAGTCTTGGATTTCTCATCCTTGCGACCCTTTCGATTCAGAAAATATTGTTCTCTATCTCGATCGGAAATCGTCCGCTATTCTTCCTCGGAATACTGCTCCTACTGCTCGGCGTCCAACTGATCTCCACAGGGCTGATCGGTGAGTTGATCAATTCCAATAACACTCGCTCACACTCACGCTCTGAGCGAAGCTCAGTTGTCGAGAATCTCTAG
- the pseG gene encoding UDP-2,4-diacetamido-2,4,6-trideoxy-beta-L-altropyranose hydrolase, with the protein MNILIRADAGGNIGTGHVMRMLALAQACMRRGLHVTLASVDCPAVLARRVASLGIDIQQIHAEKIGSHEDAKSTLAAAKELNCQWIITDGYHFDYEYQVRIKQSGRSLLCLDDYKYTERWHCDALLNQNLDAEKTQSYSSEAHHAQLLLGAHYCLLREEFLKHTNTRKEWKKIERLLITLGGSDPENATEATLQLVDSIPLGRQLHIRVIAGADNPHLNRLRAFSGRHHIETLTNVLNMPEQYDWADAIISAGGSTCWEWLHRGLPGAIVTIADNQLPIVKALTKERKAALPLGWFQQFDFKKHGSHLATWLENPNNLINQAEVRSIIDGNGADRIAGFLSGLPFMLRTAQAHDCGQYLQWANDAMVRANSFSSKIIDPATHRQWFQRRIESPNACLLVACSFENDPIGQVRFEFDSDTNCWTIGVSIDAHYRSKGLGRTLMLEALRWMRLHHGDDLTIRAEVINTNTASVRLFEASGFTTASTGKEYTTYSINP; encoded by the coding sequence ATGAACATTCTCATTCGTGCAGATGCAGGAGGTAATATCGGAACTGGGCATGTCATGCGAATGCTTGCCTTAGCACAGGCTTGCATGCGTCGAGGCTTGCACGTCACACTTGCTTCAGTCGATTGCCCCGCAGTATTAGCTCGTCGTGTGGCATCTCTCGGAATTGATATCCAACAGATCCATGCAGAAAAAATAGGCTCACACGAGGACGCGAAAAGCACACTAGCAGCAGCGAAAGAATTGAACTGCCAGTGGATTATTACCGATGGCTATCATTTCGACTATGAGTATCAAGTGCGCATCAAGCAGAGCGGACGCTCCCTACTCTGCCTTGACGACTACAAGTATACCGAACGCTGGCACTGCGACGCACTCCTCAACCAAAACCTGGATGCCGAGAAAACCCAGTCCTATTCGAGCGAAGCACACCACGCGCAACTATTACTGGGCGCACACTATTGCCTACTACGCGAGGAGTTTCTGAAGCACACAAATACCAGAAAGGAATGGAAAAAAATCGAACGTTTGCTCATCACACTGGGCGGTTCCGATCCAGAGAATGCAACAGAAGCAACTTTACAGTTAGTGGATTCAATCCCACTAGGGCGACAATTGCATATTCGAGTCATTGCTGGAGCAGATAATCCTCACCTCAATCGTCTGCGCGCCTTCAGCGGTCGACATCACATCGAGACACTTACAAATGTGCTAAACATGCCCGAGCAGTATGATTGGGCAGATGCCATCATATCAGCGGGAGGTAGCACATGCTGGGAATGGCTACACCGGGGACTTCCTGGCGCTATTGTAACGATTGCAGATAACCAGCTTCCAATCGTTAAAGCCTTAACAAAAGAACGAAAAGCAGCACTACCACTTGGATGGTTCCAACAGTTTGATTTTAAAAAGCACGGCTCACACCTCGCTACTTGGCTGGAAAACCCCAACAATTTGATCAACCAAGCAGAGGTAAGGTCAATAATCGATGGCAACGGGGCCGATCGGATCGCGGGTTTCCTCAGCGGACTCCCGTTCATGCTGCGAACTGCTCAAGCCCACGATTGCGGTCAATATTTGCAATGGGCGAACGATGCTATGGTTCGAGCAAATTCATTTTCTTCAAAAATAATCGACCCTGCGACGCACCGCCAGTGGTTTCAACGGCGTATTGAAAGTCCCAATGCATGCCTGTTAGTCGCCTGTAGCTTCGAAAACGATCCTATCGGGCAGGTCCGATTCGAATTCGACTCAGATACGAACTGCTGGACAATCGGTGTATCCATTGACGCACACTATCGCTCTAAAGGATTAGGTCGGACACTGATGCTTGAGGCCTTGAGATGGATGCGCCTACATCATGGCGACGACTTAACAATTCGAGCAGAGGT
- a CDS encoding pseudaminic acid biosynthesis-associated methylase, with product MTDKKFETEQELFWAGKFGTEYIERNQGDALLASNLNFFTNALQRADKLNSCIEFGANIGMNLKALKLLYPELKPQGIEINEDAAAELRKVIGSENVFCQSIFNWQTKQTVDLSLIKGVLIHINPEKLKETYQALYQASNRYVLVCEYYNPAPVTISYRGHNDRLFKRDFAGEMMDLYPDLKLVDYGFSYHRDPVFPQDDITWFLMEKKK from the coding sequence ATGACAGATAAAAAATTTGAGACTGAACAAGAATTATTTTGGGCAGGCAAATTCGGAACAGAATATATCGAACGCAACCAGGGTGACGCCCTGCTAGCCTCGAATCTAAATTTCTTCACGAATGCCCTCCAACGCGCCGACAAGCTGAACTCATGCATCGAGTTTGGTGCCAATATTGGCATGAACTTAAAAGCGCTCAAACTGCTGTATCCCGAGCTTAAACCGCAAGGCATTGAAATCAATGAGGATGCCGCTGCAGAATTACGCAAAGTAATCGGCTCAGAAAATGTATTCTGCCAATCCATCTTCAACTGGCAAACAAAGCAAACAGTCGATCTATCACTCATCAAAGGGGTGCTCATTCATATAAATCCCGAGAAACTAAAGGAGACTTACCAAGCCCTCTACCAAGCGTCCAATCGCTACGTGCTTGTATGTGAATATTACAATCCGGCTCCCGTTACAATCAGCTACCGAGGGCACAACGACCGCCTCTTCAAGCGAGACTTCGCCGGAGAAATGATGGATCTCTACCCCGACCTCAAGCTAGTGGACTACGGCTTCAGCTACCACCGCGACCCCGTCTTCCCACAAGACGACATCACTTGGTTTTTAATGGAAAAGAAAAAATAA
- the pseF gene encoding pseudaminic acid cytidylyltransferase has translation MSPLQTIAVIPARGGSKRIPHKNIKPFCGKPMITYSIEAAIKCGLFDQVIVSTDDEEIAEIAEKHGAICPFRRPAHLSGDYTPTLPVVRHAIETVEAQQNTALKQVCCIYATAPFLKVKNLQAGHTCLQANSELEFAFSVTTYPVPIQRALYLDPKSGSMKMFHPEHADTRSQDLKESYHDAGQFYWGWRDAYMQTENIFLAKSAPILLPREEVQDIDTLEDWNCAEQLHHLHLAQQS, from the coding sequence ATGAGCCCACTACAAACCATTGCTGTAATTCCAGCCCGTGGAGGTAGCAAACGCATCCCCCACAAAAACATTAAACCCTTCTGCGGGAAGCCGATGATCACCTATTCGATCGAAGCGGCAATTAAGTGCGGCCTATTCGACCAAGTCATTGTCTCCACCGACGATGAAGAAATAGCCGAGATCGCAGAGAAGCATGGAGCGATCTGCCCCTTCCGACGTCCAGCCCATCTCTCCGGCGACTACACGCCAACGCTTCCAGTCGTTCGCCATGCGATCGAAACCGTCGAAGCGCAACAAAACACAGCACTCAAACAAGTTTGCTGCATCTACGCAACGGCACCATTCCTCAAGGTGAAAAACCTGCAAGCAGGCCATACTTGTTTGCAAGCAAACTCAGAACTAGAGTTCGCCTTTTCCGTGACGACTTACCCCGTCCCGATCCAACGGGCACTCTACCTTGACCCAAAAAGCGGCTCTATGAAAATGTTTCACCCTGAGCATGCCGACACTCGCTCTCAGGACCTCAAAGAGTCCTACCACGATGCAGGGCAATTCTATTGGGGCTGGCGCGACGCCTATATGCAGACTGAAAACATCTTCTTAGCGAAGTCCGCCCCCATACTTCTGCCTAGAGAAGAAGTGCAGGATATCGACACCCTCGAAGACTGGAATTGCGCCGAGCAGCTTCACCACCTACATTTAGCCCAACAATCATGA
- the pseC gene encoding UDP-4-amino-4,6-dideoxy-N-acetyl-beta-L-altrosamine transaminase produces MNKRDFIPYGRQSIGDSDIAAVRSALESDFLTSGPEIEAFEGEFAEFVGAKHAVAVCNATAALHLAMLVTEIGPGDRVLTTPNTFLSSANCAAFVGATPDFCDIDPNTYNLCPKALAQAWKDDTKAVVAVAYAGQPCDMPAIAKIARSHGAVVIEDACHGTGGGFELDGQRYKTGGHPWADITTFSFHPVKTMTTGEGGILVTNNDAYAQAARKLRSHGITREAEHFSGLGSETPALQEQGPWYYEMQHLGYNYRITDLQCALGRSQLKKLPRFIERRREIVARYNAAFADLPWLQTPQVPSPQDSTHISWHLYSVQIDFTALNQTRTEVMQRLREQGIGSQVLYIPVYLQPYYRNTYGYKQGKCPIAESVYEKTLSLPLFPRMSDTDVETVIHRVRNLTS; encoded by the coding sequence ATGAATAAACGAGACTTCATACCTTACGGCCGACAAAGCATTGGAGACAGCGATATTGCTGCAGTCCGAAGTGCCCTAGAGTCCGACTTCCTAACTTCGGGTCCAGAAATCGAAGCGTTCGAAGGCGAGTTCGCTGAGTTCGTCGGCGCAAAGCACGCCGTGGCTGTTTGCAATGCCACCGCAGCCCTCCACCTCGCCATGCTCGTAACAGAGATCGGCCCAGGAGATCGTGTATTGACTACGCCCAATACTTTCCTCTCCTCTGCTAATTGCGCCGCCTTTGTCGGAGCCACGCCCGACTTTTGCGATATAGACCCAAACACGTATAACCTTTGCCCAAAGGCCCTCGCTCAAGCGTGGAAGGATGACACAAAAGCAGTCGTTGCCGTCGCCTACGCAGGCCAGCCTTGCGATATGCCTGCAATCGCTAAGATCGCTCGCTCACACGGCGCCGTCGTTATTGAGGACGCCTGCCATGGCACTGGTGGTGGTTTTGAGCTAGACGGACAGCGCTATAAAACCGGAGGTCATCCATGGGCAGACATTACAACATTCAGTTTTCACCCCGTCAAAACGATGACCACAGGAGAAGGGGGCATTCTCGTAACGAATAATGACGCCTACGCTCAAGCCGCACGCAAGCTAAGGTCGCATGGTATCACCCGCGAGGCAGAGCATTTCAGCGGGCTGGGGAGTGAGACACCCGCGCTCCAAGAGCAAGGCCCATGGTATTACGAGATGCAACACCTCGGCTACAACTACCGTATCACCGACCTGCAGTGCGCACTCGGGCGTAGCCAACTAAAGAAGTTACCCCGTTTCATTGAGCGCCGACGAGAGATTGTAGCGCGCTACAATGCGGCCTTTGCCGACTTGCCTTGGCTACAAACACCGCAAGTCCCTTCACCGCAAGACAGCACTCACATTTCGTGGCACTTATACTCAGTCCAGATCGATTTCACCGCCTTAAACCAAACTCGCACGGAAGTGATGCAACGCCTGCGCGAACAAGGCATTGGCAGCCAAGTGCTCTACATCCCGGTGTATCTACAGCCCTACTACCGAAATACCTACGGCTATAAACAGGGCAAATGCCCTATCGCGGAGTCTGTCTACGAAAAGACGCTAAGCCTGCCTCTATTCCCTCGCATGAGCGATACTGATGTTGAAACAGTCATTCACCGAGTGCGCAATCTGACCTCATGA
- a CDS encoding glycosyltransferase family 2 protein, producing MQVSIVIPIYNEKSTLHAIVQRVRAVEAMDIKEIILVDDYSTDGTRALLESEFTDTVFKKLYHEVNQGKGAALRTGFAAATGDVVAVQDADLEYDPAELPGLIQPIIKDQADVVFGSRFIGGGPHRVVFFWHMMGNKFLTLLSNMMTNLNLSDMECCYKIFRREVLQQITIEENRFGVEPELTAKVSKLHVRIYEVGISYYGRTYDEGKKIGWRDGVRAIYAILKYGLFR from the coding sequence ATGCAGGTTTCAATCGTCATTCCTATTTACAACGAAAAAAGCACTTTGCACGCAATCGTCCAGCGTGTGCGCGCGGTTGAAGCGATGGACATTAAAGAGATCATCTTAGTGGATGATTACTCGACTGATGGCACGCGTGCGCTGTTAGAGTCTGAATTTACAGATACTGTGTTTAAGAAGCTCTACCATGAGGTGAACCAAGGCAAGGGAGCCGCCTTACGAACTGGGTTTGCTGCCGCGACCGGCGATGTGGTTGCCGTGCAAGATGCTGATTTAGAATATGATCCAGCGGAGCTTCCGGGGTTGATTCAACCGATTATAAAAGATCAAGCGGATGTGGTCTTTGGCTCTAGGTTTATTGGTGGTGGCCCGCATCGTGTGGTCTTTTTCTGGCACATGATGGGTAACAAGTTTCTGACACTGTTGAGCAATATGATGACGAATCTCAATCTGAGCGATATGGAGTGTTGCTATAAGATATTTCGTCGTGAGGTGCTGCAGCAGATTACAATCGAAGAAAATCGATTTGGTGTGGAGCCAGAACTGACTGCGAAGGTCTCGAAGCTCCATGTGCGCATTTATGAAGTCGGTATCTCTTATTATGGGAGAACCTACGACGAGGGGAAGAAGATCGGCTGGCGCGACGGTGTGCGCGCGATCTATGCGATCTTGAAATACGGCTTGTTTCGCTAG
- a CDS encoding oligosaccharide flippase family protein: MSIKTQITSERLTLVAGVLINKASLFIFTIALARTLGPELMGIWQTAILVASYGSLLTLGVVNGMGRDVPYFRGAGDMLAVRNTISTTFWTTTAASILTGLAILIILLVFNPSQWLTLGCLLLIARAFNAFGRTLLRSFQDFKNLGLYEGLSGLIILGATMIIIVKPSLTVAGVGYTLALTILSPLWFRRLSLSHFQHRTYLRLLKFGTPIMLAGTLFTLLTAIDRIVILATMSQQDLGIYTPAITALNLAALGPSIVSTYVYPKLAKEYGRTNDLGQLRPLILKIMQANTGLAIVIAAASLITLNLIVIPWLLPAYSDAKWPVAISLLASIPLAFAMSVGDLFNVIGHQFRYLRNILAAVLINGIVGFALVQYAGLGLIGVAIGSLASTLSFAALQLWSYSALKRSSQCEQT, encoded by the coding sequence ATGTCGATAAAAACTCAGATTACATCGGAACGCCTAACATTGGTTGCTGGAGTGCTGATAAATAAAGCGAGCTTGTTCATCTTCACCATTGCACTCGCTCGAACACTCGGCCCCGAACTGATGGGCATCTGGCAGACCGCAATACTCGTGGCATCGTATGGCTCATTACTCACACTGGGCGTCGTGAATGGAATGGGTCGAGATGTGCCGTATTTTCGCGGCGCGGGCGACATGCTTGCTGTAAGAAATACGATATCTACAACCTTTTGGACAACCACTGCTGCCTCAATACTCACGGGACTGGCCATATTAATAATTCTACTAGTATTCAATCCCTCGCAATGGCTGACATTAGGGTGCCTGCTTTTAATCGCACGAGCCTTCAACGCCTTTGGTCGCACGCTCCTAAGATCTTTTCAAGATTTCAAAAATCTTGGACTTTATGAGGGCTTGAGCGGATTAATCATCCTAGGCGCAACTATGATCATCATAGTAAAGCCGTCGTTAACTGTCGCAGGAGTCGGCTATACTTTAGCGCTGACCATACTCTCCCCGCTTTGGTTCCGTCGTCTCAGTCTTTCGCATTTTCAACATCGAACTTACCTGAGACTCTTAAAATTCGGAACGCCGATCATGCTCGCGGGAACCCTCTTTACTTTGCTCACTGCGATAGATCGAATCGTTATCTTGGCGACAATGTCGCAACAAGATCTTGGCATCTATACACCAGCAATTACCGCCTTAAATCTCGCAGCACTTGGACCAAGCATTGTTTCAACATATGTTTACCCAAAACTAGCAAAGGAATACGGGCGCACAAACGATTTAGGGCAGTTGCGCCCTCTCATCCTAAAGATTATGCAAGCCAATACAGGGCTCGCGATCGTCATTGCTGCTGCAAGTTTAATTACGTTAAATTTAATAGTCATCCCATGGCTCCTCCCCGCATACTCAGATGCTAAATGGCCCGTTGCCATTTCCTTGCTGGCCTCCATTCCACTTGCTTTTGCTATGAGCGTGGGAGACCTTTTCAATGTGATCGGCCATCAATTCCGCTACCTCAGAAACATACTGGCGGCGGTATTGATTAACGGCATCGTAGGTTTTGCTTTAGTGCAGTATGCAGGGCTGGGCTTAATTGGCGTTGCAATAGGATCCCTGGCTTCGACCTTGAGTTTTGCGGCACTTCAACTTTGGTCATACTCAGCCCTTAAGCGCTCAAGCCAATGCGAGCAAACGTAA
- a CDS encoding class I SAM-dependent methyltransferase, with protein MNINQLANNLTLSHGIWKSGDKSSISYPDDGNTIFFEIEDNSFWFQHRNRCLRKVINHYRPNGMILDIGGGNGYVTKGLIEEGFDVCLMEPGKSGIKNAQRRGIENLICSTFQDAEFKDGVIPAIGLFDVLEHIEDEQALLDELHRSMQNAGKLYLTVPAHQILWAQEDIDAGHYRRYTTESIKNVLEASGFRILHSTYIFSPLPLPIFLFRSLPSRLGLVRNASNADKHKSEHSHKRGLVGKFIDLMLNRELDKIALNKRIGKGSSCLIVAEKL; from the coding sequence ATGAACATCAATCAGCTAGCTAACAATTTAACACTATCACACGGGATCTGGAAATCAGGGGATAAATCAAGTATTTCCTACCCTGATGATGGGAACACTATTTTTTTCGAAATAGAAGATAATAGCTTCTGGTTCCAACATCGTAATCGTTGCCTTCGGAAAGTGATCAACCACTATAGGCCCAACGGAATGATATTGGATATCGGGGGAGGCAATGGCTATGTCACAAAGGGATTAATCGAAGAAGGATTTGACGTTTGCTTAATGGAGCCCGGTAAATCCGGCATTAAAAACGCCCAAAGACGTGGAATAGAAAATTTGATCTGCTCAACATTTCAAGACGCAGAATTTAAAGACGGAGTCATACCTGCAATCGGGCTATTTGATGTCTTAGAGCATATTGAGGATGAACAGGCACTACTAGATGAATTACACAGGTCCATGCAAAATGCTGGAAAACTCTACCTAACAGTCCCAGCACATCAGATACTATGGGCTCAGGAGGACATCGATGCGGGTCACTATAGAAGATACACCACCGAAAGTATTAAAAATGTCCTAGAAGCCTCAGGCTTTAGGATACTTCATTCTACTTATATTTTTTCACCGCTACCTCTACCGATATTTCTATTTCGATCCTTACCTAGTAGATTAGGATTAGTCAGAAATGCATCGAATGCAGATAAACACAAATCTGAACATTCTCATAAAAGGGGGCTCGTTGGAAAATTCATTGATTTGATGCTGAATCGAGAATTAGATAAAATCGCACTAAATAAAAGGATCGGAAAGGGAAGCAGCTGTCTCATCGTGGCAGAAAAACTGTAA
- a CDS encoding glycosyltransferase family 52, translating to MRFFRKGGRRKHTLFLLRSPLQAYITYNIVKQYGLPSPLVLYLSLKPSPKEERYYSLMRSISVDGVFIQLGNHHFASVFKEWRKIATLLGWIVRREISIVILANVWLWCFRVIAQWCGASVATMDDGSLNYSSESQLKWLRDRDQKLWLSRLFLSYSTEELCRVAVRHYALRPDLCHTFGPEPVAVTLGNSRNSRASGGKLNIFLGQPFEKVYDPDVVKNFLRAYHQIGGIYFPHPRERQRPFETIDSPLIIEEFVAAEERELRVFGLFSTALITIQGAEKFYFDLDGNQERREIMERVGCTVLVLSDIDEPHFL from the coding sequence ATGAGGTTTTTTAGGAAAGGAGGTCGTCGAAAGCACACGCTTTTTCTTCTAAGGTCGCCGTTGCAGGCATATATTACCTATAATATTGTAAAGCAATACGGACTACCTTCGCCGCTTGTGCTGTATCTATCTCTTAAGCCGTCCCCAAAAGAGGAGAGATACTATTCACTCATGCGCAGTATCTCGGTAGATGGCGTCTTCATTCAGCTCGGGAATCATCACTTTGCCAGTGTGTTTAAAGAATGGCGGAAAATCGCGACTCTTCTCGGCTGGATTGTTCGTCGCGAAATTTCTATTGTCATTCTTGCGAACGTTTGGCTTTGGTGTTTTCGAGTGATTGCACAGTGGTGTGGCGCTTCAGTTGCAACAATGGATGATGGATCTCTAAATTACAGTTCAGAGTCACAGTTGAAGTGGCTGAGGGATCGAGATCAGAAACTTTGGCTTTCGCGCCTTTTCTTGAGCTATTCAACCGAAGAACTCTGTCGCGTTGCTGTCAGGCATTATGCATTAAGGCCGGACTTGTGTCATACTTTTGGTCCAGAGCCAGTCGCAGTTACTTTAGGGAATTCGCGTAACTCGCGTGCCAGTGGAGGCAAACTCAACATTTTCTTGGGGCAGCCGTTTGAGAAAGTGTATGATCCAGATGTCGTTAAAAACTTCCTACGCGCTTATCACCAGATCGGCGGGATTTACTTCCCACATCCACGTGAAAGGCAACGCCCGTTTGAGACGATCGATAGCCCACTGATCATTGAAGAATTTGTCGCAGCTGAGGAGCGGGAGTTAAGAGTCTTCGGTCTATTTTCGACCGCCTTAATTACCATACAGGGGGCTGAAAAGTTCTATTTCGATTTAGATGGCAACCAGGAGCGACGTGAAATCATGGAACGTGTCGGTTGCACGGTATTAGTATTATCAGATATAGATGAGCCACATTTTTTGTAG
- the pseB gene encoding UDP-N-acetylglucosamine 4,6-dehydratase (inverting): MDLNGKSILITGGTGSFGQHFIKTVLKRWPQVRRIVVFSRDEQKQFQMAQELSPVEYPALRYFIGDVRDYDRLKRAYEGIDYVVHAAAMKHVPIAEYNPMECIKTNVYGAQNVINAALDSNISRVVALSTDKASGAINLYGATKLCSDKLFIAANNFKGTRDINFSVVRYGNVMGSNGSVIPFFLKQRKEGVLTITDPQMTRFNITLDHGVELVLKALDSAWGGEIFVPRIPSYRITDLAEAIAPECEQKFTGIRAGEKVHEEMVSASDAPNTVCIDDSYVILPHIPNWNMDAYMKQFNAQPVELDFNYNSGSNDQFLSISEIRELIRRHIAPSFSV, translated from the coding sequence ATGGATCTCAACGGAAAATCAATCCTCATCACCGGCGGCACCGGCTCCTTTGGTCAGCATTTCATTAAGACAGTGCTCAAACGCTGGCCTCAAGTTCGGCGCATCGTCGTCTTTTCCCGAGATGAGCAAAAGCAATTCCAGATGGCGCAAGAGCTCTCACCTGTAGAGTATCCAGCACTTCGATACTTCATTGGCGACGTGCGCGACTATGATCGCCTTAAACGCGCTTATGAAGGCATTGACTACGTCGTCCATGCAGCAGCCATGAAGCACGTCCCCATCGCTGAATACAATCCGATGGAGTGCATTAAAACCAATGTCTATGGCGCTCAGAATGTGATCAACGCTGCGCTCGATTCAAACATCTCCCGAGTCGTTGCGCTTTCCACAGACAAAGCATCGGGAGCGATCAATCTTTACGGAGCGACGAAACTTTGCTCGGACAAACTATTCATCGCGGCAAACAATTTCAAAGGCACGCGCGACATCAACTTCTCGGTCGTCCGCTACGGCAACGTCATGGGATCAAATGGATCAGTCATTCCCTTCTTCCTCAAGCAACGTAAAGAAGGCGTGCTCACGATTACCGACCCCCAAATGACCCGCTTTAACATCACACTCGATCACGGAGTGGAACTCGTGCTCAAAGCACTCGATAGCGCTTGGGGCGGGGAAATCTTTGTGCCGCGCATTCCATCTTACCGGATCACTGATCTGGCCGAAGCAATTGCACCAGAATGTGAGCAGAAATTCACTGGCATACGAGCGGGCGAAAAAGTTCACGAAGAAATGGTAAGCGCATCGGACGCTCCCAACACTGTTTGCATCGACGACAGTTATGTCATCCTGCCGCATATCCCGAATTGGAATATGGATGCATACATGAAGCAATTTAACGCACAGCCCGTCGAGCTCGACTTTAACTACAACTCAGGGAGCAACGACCAATTTCTCAGCATCTCTGAAATTCGCGAACTGATCAGACGCCACATTGCCCCCTCTTTCTCCGTGTAA